A genomic segment from Dechloromonas denitrificans encodes:
- the kdsB gene encoding 3-deoxy-manno-octulosonate cytidylyltransferase — MPGLLFKVVIPARFASTRLPGKPLLDLGGKPMVVRVAERARLSGAEEIWVATDNADVRAAAEAHEVAALMTRADHPTGTDRLAEVVEQRGWSSDTIIVNVQGDEPLIEPEVIIQTARQLAASGADIATVAHPIHDPADFFNPNVVKVVCRADGDAAYFSRAPIPYARDHFAREKGGDSLPPNFPAYRHVGLYAYRASFLKAYAGLTVAPTEEFESLEQLRALWHGYRISVTLIDAAPAPGVDTPEDAERMRKLFDRA; from the coding sequence ATGCCCGGCCTGCTTTTCAAGGTGGTCATCCCGGCGCGTTTCGCGTCGACCCGGCTGCCCGGCAAGCCTTTGCTCGATCTGGGTGGCAAGCCGATGGTTGTGCGGGTTGCCGAGCGAGCCAGGCTGTCCGGCGCTGAAGAAATCTGGGTGGCGACCGACAATGCCGATGTCCGGGCGGCGGCCGAGGCGCATGAAGTGGCTGCGCTGATGACGCGGGCCGATCATCCGACCGGCACTGACCGCCTGGCCGAAGTGGTCGAGCAGCGTGGCTGGAGCAGCGATACGATCATCGTCAATGTGCAGGGCGACGAACCGTTGATCGAGCCTGAAGTCATCATCCAGACGGCTCGCCAACTGGCCGCCAGCGGTGCCGACATCGCGACGGTGGCACATCCGATTCACGATCCGGCCGATTTCTTTAATCCGAACGTGGTCAAGGTGGTTTGTCGGGCCGATGGCGATGCCGCCTATTTCTCGCGCGCCCCGATTCCTTATGCGCGTGATCACTTCGCCCGCGAAAAAGGCGGCGATAGCTTGCCGCCCAATTTTCCGGCTTATCGACATGTCGGTCTGTACGCCTATCGGGCCAGCTTTTTGAAGGCTTACGCCGGGTTGACCGTGGCACCGACCGAGGAATTCGAATCACTCGAGCAATTGCGTGCCCTTTGGCACGGCTACCGGATCAGCGTCACGCTGATCGATGCGGCGCCGGCGCCGGGGGTCGATACGCCCGAAGATGCCGAGCGGATGCGCAAACTGTTTGACCGGGCCTGA
- the adk gene encoding adenylate kinase, whose protein sequence is MKLILLGAPGAGKGTQATFISKEFGIPQISTGDMLRAQVKAGTALGLEAKKHMDAGGLVPDAVIIGMVKDRLTQDDCKNGYLFDGFPRTIPQADAMKDAGVAIDFVLEIDVPDSDIIERMAGRRAHLSSGRTYHVKFNPPKVEGKDDVTGEELVQRDDDKEETVKKRLDIYHSQTKPLVDFYTKWAAAGDAKAPKVRKVAGVGTVDTITKSVFDALK, encoded by the coding sequence ATGAAATTGATTTTGTTGGGCGCTCCGGGCGCCGGTAAGGGCACGCAAGCCACGTTCATCTCCAAGGAATTCGGCATTCCCCAGATTTCCACCGGCGACATGCTGCGCGCTCAAGTCAAGGCAGGCACCGCCCTCGGTCTGGAAGCCAAGAAGCACATGGATGCAGGCGGCCTGGTGCCGGATGCAGTCATCATCGGCATGGTCAAGGATCGCCTGACCCAGGATGATTGCAAGAACGGTTACCTGTTCGATGGCTTCCCGCGCACCATTCCGCAAGCTGACGCCATGAAGGATGCCGGCGTGGCGATCGATTTCGTGCTTGAAATCGACGTGCCGGACAGCGACATCATCGAACGTATGGCTGGCCGTCGTGCCCACCTGTCGTCGGGCCGCACCTACCACGTCAAGTTCAACCCGCCGAAGGTCGAAGGCAAGGATGACGTGACCGGTGAAGAGTTGGTTCAACGCGATGATGACAAGGAAGAAACCGTCAAGAAGCGTCTCGATATCTACCATTCGCAAACCAAGCCGCTGGTTGATTTCTACACCAAGTGGGCAGCTGCCGGCGATGCCAAGGCACCCAAGGTTCGCAAGGTGGCCGGCGTTGGTACGGTCGACACCATTACCAAGAGCGTTTTCGACGCATTGAAGTAA